A genomic stretch from Burkholderia pyrrocinia includes:
- the rplC gene encoding 50S ribosomal protein L3, translating to MSLGLVGRKVGMTRIFTAEGDSIPVTVLDVSDNRVTQIKTVETDGYTAVQVAFGSRRASRVTKPLAGHLAKAGVEAGEILKEFRIDAAKAAELSNGAVVGADLFEVGQKVDVQGVSIGKGYAGTIKRYNFSSGRATHGNSRSHNVPGSIGMAQDPGRVFPGKRMTGHMGDVTVTVQNLEIARIDAERKLLLVKGAIPGAKGGKVFVTPAVKTKGAK from the coding sequence ATGAGCCTTGGACTCGTAGGTCGCAAGGTTGGCATGACCCGTATCTTCACGGCTGAAGGGGATTCGATTCCCGTCACCGTGCTGGACGTGTCGGACAACCGCGTGACGCAGATCAAGACTGTTGAAACCGACGGCTACACGGCCGTGCAGGTTGCATTCGGCTCCCGCCGCGCCTCGCGCGTGACGAAGCCGCTGGCAGGTCATCTCGCCAAAGCCGGTGTCGAAGCCGGTGAAATCCTCAAGGAATTCCGCATTGACGCGGCCAAGGCAGCCGAGCTGTCGAATGGCGCCGTGGTCGGTGCAGATCTTTTCGAAGTGGGCCAGAAGGTCGACGTGCAAGGCGTGTCGATCGGTAAGGGCTACGCCGGTACGATCAAGCGTTACAACTTCTCCTCCGGCCGTGCCACGCACGGTAACTCGCGCTCGCACAACGTGCCGGGCTCGATCGGTATGGCGCAGGATCCGGGTCGCGTGTTCCCGGGTAAACGCATGACGGGTCACATGGGTGACGTGACCGTGACGGTGCAGAACCTCGAAATCGCTCGTATCGACGCAGAGCGCAAGCTGCTGCTCGTCAAGGGTGCGATTCCGGGCGCGAAGGGTGGCAAGGTTTTTGTCACGCCGGCCGTCAAGACCAAGGGGGCGAAATAA
- the rplD gene encoding 50S ribosomal protein L4, which translates to MELKLLNENGQEGAVVNASDVVFGRDYNEALIHQVVVAYQANARQGNRAQKDREQVKHTTKKPWRQKGTGRARAGMSSSPLWRGGGRIFPNSPEENFSHKVNKKMHRAGLCSIFSQLAREGRLSVVEDIILEAPKTKLLAEKFKTMGLDSVLIITDTVDENLYLASRNLPHVAIVEPRYADPLSLIYFKKVLVTKAAVAQIEELLS; encoded by the coding sequence ATGGAACTCAAGCTCCTGAACGAAAATGGTCAGGAAGGTGCAGTGGTCAACGCATCGGACGTCGTGTTCGGTCGTGACTACAACGAAGCGCTGATCCACCAGGTCGTCGTCGCTTACCAGGCGAATGCTCGCCAGGGTAACCGCGCGCAGAAGGACCGCGAGCAGGTCAAGCACACCACCAAGAAGCCGTGGCGCCAGAAAGGTACGGGCCGTGCTCGTGCCGGTATGTCGTCGAGCCCGCTGTGGCGTGGCGGTGGTCGTATCTTCCCGAACTCGCCGGAAGAAAATTTCTCGCACAAGGTCAACAAGAAGATGCATCGCGCAGGTCTCTGCTCGATCTTCTCGCAGCTGGCCCGTGAAGGCCGTCTGTCGGTCGTCGAGGACATCATCCTCGAAGCGCCGAAGACCAAGCTGCTGGCCGAAAAATTCAAGACCATGGGTCTCGACTCCGTGCTGATCATCACCGACACGGTTGACGAAAACCTGTACCTGGCTTCGCGCAACCTGCCGCACGTGGCAATTGTCGAGCCGCGCTACGCTGACCCGCTGTCGCTGATCTACTTCAAGAAAGTGCTGGTCACGAAGGCTGCGGTCGCCCAGATCGAGGAGTTGCTGTCATGA
- the rplB gene encoding 50S ribosomal protein L2, whose amino-acid sequence MAIVKVKPTSPGRRAMVKVVNKNLHQGKPFAALLDSQSSTAGRNNNGRITTRHKGGGHKQHYRIVDFRRTKDGIPAKVERLEYDPNRSANIALVLYADGERRYIIAPKGLTVGQQLMSGSEAPIRAGNTLPIRNIPVGTTIHCIEMLPGKGAQMARSAGTSAMLLAREGVYAQVRLRSGEIRRVHIECRATIGEVGNEEHSLRQIGKAGANRWRGIRPTVRGVAMNPVDHPHGGGEGKTAAGRDPVSPWGTPAKGYRTRSNKRTTTMIVQRRHKR is encoded by the coding sequence ATGGCAATCGTTAAAGTTAAACCGACTTCGCCGGGTCGCCGCGCGATGGTCAAGGTGGTCAACAAGAACCTGCACCAGGGCAAGCCGTTCGCGGCACTGCTCGACTCGCAGAGCTCGACCGCCGGCCGTAACAACAACGGCCGCATCACCACGCGCCATAAGGGCGGTGGCCACAAGCAGCACTATCGTATCGTCGATTTCCGTCGCACGAAGGATGGCATCCCGGCAAAGGTCGAGCGTCTCGAGTACGACCCGAACCGCAGCGCGAACATCGCGCTGGTGCTCTACGCAGACGGCGAGCGTCGCTACATCATCGCCCCGAAGGGCCTGACCGTCGGCCAACAGCTGATGTCGGGTTCGGAAGCGCCGATCCGTGCAGGCAACACGCTGCCGATCCGCAACATTCCGGTCGGTACGACGATCCACTGCATCGAGATGCTGCCGGGCAAGGGCGCGCAAATGGCGCGTTCGGCTGGCACGTCGGCCATGCTGCTGGCGCGCGAAGGCGTCTACGCGCAGGTTCGCCTGCGTTCGGGCGAAATCCGCCGCGTGCACATCGAGTGCCGTGCAACGATCGGTGAAGTCGGCAACGAAGAGCATAGCCTGCGCCAGATCGGCAAGGCTGGCGCGAACCGCTGGCGCGGTATCCGCCCGACGGTGCGTGGCGTTGCGATGAACCCGGTCGATCACCCGCACGGTGGTGGTGAGGGCAAGACGGCTGCAGGTCGCGACCCGGTGAGCCCGTGGGGTACGCCGGCTAAGGGTTACCGCACCCGCAGCAACAAGCGCACGACGACGATGATCGTCCAGCGCCGTCACAAGCGTTAA
- the rpsJ gene encoding 30S ribosomal protein S10, which produces MQQQKIRIRLKAFDYRLIDQSAAEIVDTAKRTGAIVRGPVPLPTRIQRFDILRSPHVNKTSRDQLEIRTHQRLMDIVDPTDKTVDALMKLDLPAGVDVEIKLQ; this is translated from the coding sequence ATGCAGCAACAGAAAATCCGCATTCGCCTGAAGGCTTTCGACTATCGTCTGATCGATCAATCGGCTGCCGAGATCGTCGATACCGCGAAGCGGACTGGCGCAATCGTCCGTGGTCCGGTGCCGCTGCCGACGCGCATTCAGCGTTTTGACATCCTGCGTTCGCCGCACGTCAACAAGACGTCGCGCGATCAGCTCGAAATCCGCACCCACCAGCGCCTGATGGACATCGTCGATCCGACCGACAAGACGGTTGACGCGCTGATGAAGCTCGATCTGCCGGCTGGCGTCGACGTGGAAATCAAGCTGCAGTAA
- the rpsS gene encoding 30S ribosomal protein S19 yields the protein MARSVKKGPFCDAHLLKKVEAAAASRDKKPIKTWSRRSTILPDFIGLTIAVHNGRQHVPVYISENMVGHKLGEFALTRTFKGHAADKKAKK from the coding sequence ATGGCACGTTCTGTTAAAAAAGGTCCGTTCTGCGACGCCCATTTGCTGAAGAAAGTTGAGGCGGCTGCAGCTTCGCGCGACAAAAAGCCGATCAAGACCTGGTCGCGTCGCTCGACGATTCTGCCGGATTTCATCGGCCTGACGATCGCTGTTCACAACGGCCGTCAACACGTTCCGGTGTACATCTCGGAAAACATGGTCGGCCACAAGCTTGGCGAGTTCGCACTGACCCGTACGTTCAAGGGTCACGCAGCCGACAAGAAGGCCAAGAAATAA
- the rplV gene encoding 50S ribosomal protein L22, protein MEVKAIHRGARISAQKTRLVADQIRGLPVDKALNVLTFSPKKAAGIVKKVVLSAIANAEHNEGADIDELKIKSIYVDKAASLKRFTARAKGRGNRIEKQSCHITVTVGN, encoded by the coding sequence ATGGAAGTGAAAGCAATTCATCGCGGTGCCCGCATCTCGGCGCAAAAAACGCGCCTTGTGGCTGACCAGATCCGCGGTTTGCCGGTCGACAAGGCGCTGAACGTTCTGACGTTCTCGCCGAAGAAGGCGGCTGGCATCGTGAAGAAGGTTGTGCTGTCGGCAATCGCGAATGCGGAGCACAACGAAGGCGCCGATATCGACGAGCTCAAGATCAAGAGCATCTACGTCGACAAGGCTGCATCGCTCAAGCGTTTCACCGCGCGCGCCAAGGGCCGCGGTAACCGCATCGAGAAGCAATCCTGTCACATCACTGTGACGGTCGGGAATTAA
- the rplW gene encoding 50S ribosomal protein L23, producing the protein MSEIRKNDHRLMQVLLAPVISEKATLVADKNEQVVFEVAPDATKQEVKAAVELLFKVEVDSVNVLVQKGKQKRFGRSMGRRKDVKKAYVCLKPGQEINFEAEAK; encoded by the coding sequence ATGAGCGAGATTCGCAAGAACGATCATCGTTTGATGCAGGTCCTGCTCGCACCGGTGATCTCGGAAAAGGCGACGCTGGTTGCCGACAAGAACGAGCAAGTCGTGTTCGAAGTCGCGCCGGATGCCACGAAGCAGGAAGTGAAGGCGGCTGTCGAGCTGCTGTTCAAGGTTGAAGTTGACTCCGTCAACGTGCTGGTTCAGAAGGGCAAGCAGAAGCGCTTTGGCCGTTCGATGGGCCGCCGCAAGGACGTGAAGAAGGCGTACGTTTGCCTGAAGCCCGGCCAGGAAATCAACTTTGAAGCGGAGGCCAAGTAA